CTCCTTCCTGTGGTCATCGCCTCCGGATTGGACACAAACAAGCGCACCAGCTATATATAACAACTCCTATGATCATTTAGGGGTACTTGTTCATGCGGCGGGTTGTTATTTCCTGGTGGTTGTTTCCAATCCCCGGCGCGGAGTATTAGACTTGATCTGCTGCGAGCCTGAGATAGAGGACTAGCAGTGGAAGAAACAAATACATAAATCATTCGGCCCATTGCTTATCCTTCCTTCACTGCAGATGGCAGAGACTTCTCCCTCCTCTCCGTGGATGGGTTGGACGAGATTGATTGATTGGAGTATTGAACAACCAGCAGAATAATTCCTCAGTCCGGtcagttcaaacttcaaagctCTAAGAGGGAGCCGGACCCCTCAATATCTTACCACCGCTTTACTCTGAGTTGGTAGCCAAAGAGATATTCGAAATAAGAAAGGGGAGGGGGATCCACAACGAAGGAAGGGAATGCTGGGCCTAACCTTAGTagcaggatccttctaaaatgggtgcgctcCAAAGACGGGAGCTCGAATCGGCGCTCCCAAAATGGGAGGTTGACGGGAGCTCGCTCCCAACTAACATGGGAGCTTATTGGGTGGTTAAGGCAACTATTCTCTTATTCTTAAgggagttatgccattgtggaaataaaaatatgaaaatcttatcactcaagaagttttgcaaattgaaaatatctaacttcCTATAAGTACCCTTTAAGATCATGAAAATTCTCATAAGTAATCACTTTTCCTtcaatggttaagtatttaaagatacTTTATATACGTATTTATATGAAATCTATATACGCTTCTTAGGCactcccaaccttaggagcttctaggtgcctccgCTCCCCCGCACCCGCTCCCTCTTCATGCTACTAAGGGCCTAACCCTAGAAGGAAAGACTTTTGATTCGCTAGCTCAGTAAGAACAAACGGAATACAAGGACGCAAGGACGGAAAGGCATAGATGAGTGGCTTCCTTCTTTCCTTTGTGAATTGGGATAGGGAGCAACTTTTCATTGGAAAGGGCTTTCCCCTTagtcccccttttttttcctgtaGGATGGTCGAAGTAGGATAAATGATAACCAATCATCTCTATGAATCTCTTTCCTAGCCGCTGATAGTCAGTCTTTCTCCTTTCCTTGCCTGCAAGCTCTCtaagctttctttctttctttttttggtcaagcggaaaataaCTGGTAGTTCCTAAGGTTTCTCTTTACTGGTAGTTCCTAAGGTTAATAGCACACTAGGCTAGATAAGAATATATTAGATCTTGCTGTTGCTCCATAAAGGTAGCTAGTCAAAAGGATAGTTTCTCTTCAAGTGATCAAAGGAAGAGTTTGATTCATAGAGCTAGATGTGACTCCAGTAGGGGTTCAAACAAGCTAGAAGAAGGTTGAACTCCATTATATTGATCAAGCCTGTAGCTAGGCGAATGCAGTTCCTACTCTAAGACAAGACGAGGAAGATCCTATCAGTTGTAGCTTCTCGTCTGTTTGTCTTCTCTATAGGTTTAGAGGAAGCGAATggatatcttttcttttctttttttgcatatAAAACAATTACTTCCTAAAGTCAAGAATAGCGAGATGGGGAACTACAGAGATACCTTTAAGCCAAATTAATTGGTCCAACTCTACTATCTCAATAGGACTAAAGCATACTTCCTTTAGCTGCTAATAGTAGATCAAGGACTTCTGCTTAGGGTACTAAGAAGAGTAAGAGCAAGACAAAAATATGCCTTCTTTGAATTCTCATACATACAAGTCTGCCTTAAAGGGCTGTTAGTAATAGAAGGAGTCTTTCATATAAGTCCTTAAGGCAAGACACATTGGGTCATTCGGTCACTCACTCCCACTTGAAAGAGCATTTAATGAGGTTATCGCTCGGGGCCCCTCCAGCTCTTATTCTCCTCCGGGGGTTTGTTCTAGGGGGAAACTTAATTGCTTCAGTTTAGAGGATTTTTAGCAGCCTTCTGAATGAAAATGAGTTCCCTTTCAGATCGGAGCAGTGAAGAGAGATATTTGATCTTATCCCTCTCCTCTGCTCACTAAGACCTTGTTAACCTTCTCTCAAGTGAGTGAAGTGATGGGTATTGGGCATGAGAGAGTACTCTTTTAGTAGACTCCTGCAACTCATTAAGGAAATTAACCCTTGTTCGCACAAGCACAAAAAGAAACATTTCTTATTTTTGCCCGAAAGCATACATAACTTGTTGATTAGCTATTAGCACATAAACTATGATGCGCGGATACTGACACGGACACAGACACGGGGACacaggaattctaaaaaaatggggacatggACACAGCGGAGGACACctcacgtgtatatttatttatttatttatttcaatttttttcaagtttaaatggcaaaatgtggacaaaacgaaaaatccatagttccaataccattcaaacaaaacaagacattcATAAATCCAATACAACCCTATTGAAAATTTTCAGTTTGACcccaaaaattttttttaaaaaaattacaatttgaccccaatttttttaaaattacactttgaccccctgccgtgtccccctaaaaaatttaaattaaatcatgggacacgccacatggagtgtcccatacgtgtccccACCGTGTCCAACACTGCAATACGTCGACCTCTAgaagtgtcggtgcttcatagctcaTAAAGGAAGAAGGCGTAGGCACAGAGCAAATAGTTTCATCTTTTATGCAACTTCAGGGTCAACGGAGGCTAATGCACTATCTCCAGGCTTTCAAAGATGGAAGAAAGTCTTGAGATTAGAGGATACAAACAGGGAACTCCCTCTTCTCTTGGCTTGACCATATAGGTCCACTTCCAGTATTGTTAGCAGTTCAGTTTGGGAAGCAGTGAGGGAAGCAGAGATAGAATTTAGGAATGCAGTCACGTGCCATACAACATTAGGGCTTCTAGACTGGGGGCTATTGAAAGGTACGAATTCAGAAGACGAGAGCAGCAAAGATGGCAGTTCCAGCAAAGGAAGAAGCGATCGAATTGTCCGAATTAAAACCAATCCACTAAAGGCCCTATTAAATTAAGCGGGAGAAAGCTCGATGGAAGGGAGGAGAACTGCTACTACAACTGGGAAAGTTTCTTCGGATAGGAGGGGTAAGAGAAGAGAGGAAGGGGTTGGCCAGAATATCAAGTGGGGCACTTGGTACCTTGTCACGGTTTCAACCGGAAAGAAAGGGATAAAAATAATAGCCGCTTATATACATACTTATCCTATATAAGATAAGAGAATCCTTCTTCTCGACGGACACCTTAGACCTATTTCCCTACAAAATAAGAATCACTGAACACAGACCCCATCTTGCATTCATTAAGAAAACTACACGCAGAGATAActgctttattttttatttgagtcTTTTAAAGGGTATGGATTTCCTGTCTAGCTCTTCAAATTGAGAACAAGAAGACGGGAACCAATAGACTCGTATAAGCTTACCATGCACCAATTTATCTAAAATCTTCAACAGATGTAAAAccttaaggaaaaaaaatcaagcataAAGTACCCTGAACACGAGCAGATCCACAGTCTGACTCGGACATTTTGAATTCATCTCTCACTTTTTGAAGctccattttcattttctccgAAGACGACATGTTATCTGGATGGAAATACTGCACAAAACAATATTAAAACTAAGGTTAGAAATGCTCAAACAACTCCATTTAAAACTAAACAATACAATGCTCAAATGCAGTACATTTCCATCCAAAGTTTTGGCAAAAGATCTTCAAATATAGGAAGCACAACATGGACATATATAAACACAACAGTTTTCATGCAGATCAGATGTCTAATAATGATTCTGTCTCTGTTATCATCCAAGGAATCCGTCAACTGCTATGTGCTCAGAGCACACACTGAACAAAGGATTGGTCCCCAAGTGCATAGCCCTAGAATTATCAAGTGCAGGATAAATTGATAGCAGAATGGCACTGCTATGGACCGCAGCAAAGAAGTAAGACATAACAGTTAAGCTCAAGTGCCTTGTGCAATGCTTCAGCTCAAGACCTGAAAAATAGTCCGTTGCTTAATGGAAACCCAAGTATGTTTTAGTACAAGCCAATAGCGGACCTCTGCTATCAGGGTCCGACAAAACTTGATGCCCACTGTCAATCACAAATAGACAGTGTTTGAAGCAAAACCAGTGCAATTTATAAGCATGCTAACTATCTAAGCAAAACTTTGCCCATACAAAACTTGCTACCCCTTAGAGAACAGTCACACTGAATATTGTTGAAATGAGTATAATAAAAGAAAACCAGACACACaatcaaaacacacacaaacagagTAACAAAGAAAGTCTGAAGAATTTAAACAATGGCTCAAACCATTAAAACATCCTCCTTTTCAGAAGTGGACTTGAAAGTTACTGCAGTATAGGGATGGACAAGATTTGTTGAACATAGAACGATGTATCTCACGCTTTCACAGAAGTATGAGACTGAAAGAGTGAGACATACAATAAGGATGTTATTTGAGGAGAATTTCAATGCACATATTGAAATGAAGTCATTGCTTACAATAAACAAAAGGACATTACAACTTGTCTATAAGACAGAAGAAATACTTGCCTTTTCAACTAACTGGTCCTTTGGTGGTGACAGCATAAAGTTTGGAGTTCCGCCAAGCTGGCCCAAGACATCGAGTCTCTGAGCTGCAACAATGAATCTTCTTAATAGATTTTAAAATGTAGATTGTATATAGGCGTACCTTAGAAACTACTTGCACTGTGGTGTGGAAGGCAAAGATGGCATTGCCATTTCTCCCACTTCATCCAACTCATTTGATTTTCATTCAGAAATGAGATGAGTTTTATCCAATGGTCTGGATTTGAGATTGTGCCAAAATGGCACTGAACCAGTGCAacaaaattactattttttttgacttttttacATTGTAGCAAGCAAAAATAATAGCCTTAGCAATGCCATTTGGGCATCCAACAGGTGAACTTGCTCTTATCATAACAAAAACAACAGCAGGCAACTCAACAGATTCAATTACGATACACTCAATTCAGTCTTGACTCACTTCCGCCCTGTTAATTAAATTCAACAACTAACCCAAGACAGCAATTTTCACAAGTCGATAATTAGACAAAACTACCATCCCAACAAACTTTTTCACTCACACATTtgcttcttgttcttctcttcGCTCGAGAGCTGCATCGTCATGAGGCTCTGCCTCAAATCCGAGAAACTGAACCCGACAAacttctcctccttctcctccaccTCCCTCAACTTCATTAGCCTCTCATTCAACTCACCCAACGAAAACCAATCCCCTCCTCTCTTACCCTCCGGCGGCCTCAACATCCTCAACTTCTTCCCTAACTCCTCGTAACTGTAACCCCTCACGAACTTCGTCCTCATCGCGGGCGATTCCCGCTCCTTCTCCCTCATCTCCTTCTCCTTCCCAAACACCGACGCTGGCAGCCGCTGATCGGTCCCACCGATCACATTGTTCGGACCGCCCGGCCGCAAATTCAAATCCTGCGCCAGCGTCTTGAGCGACATCGGATCCCTGTTGTTATTGATttgattgttgttgttgctgttgctCTTGTTAATCTTGAGCTGACGTAAGCTCTCGCGGATGGCGTCGAACGAGGGCCCACCCCCACTGCCTTTGTTACTCGCTTGGATGGTCGAATTCTCGCTCCTCCGCCTGTAAAGCTCCTGAAACGAGATCAGCGGCGTCGCGGCGGGAGAGGATTTTTCGTGTGGAGGAGGTGCAGGGGAGGGGCGGTGGAACTGGGAGAGATTTCTGCGGATTTCTTCGAGAGACTGGCCTTGTCGGTGCTGGGGCTGAGGTGGTGGCGGCGGGTTTTGTTTGAGGCTGGCTTTGACGTCGCTGAAGTATGAAGAGAATGGAGattgtggtgatggtggtggtggtggggtattTTGGTCATCGGCATTGGTGGAGTCTGAGGGGGTTGATGATGAGAAGAAATGGAGGAAGTTAGGGTTTGCGATTGGTCGGCGTTTGGGTCTGAGTTGGAGGGATATGGCTGTCGCCGCCATGGGCGACGTCTGGAGTGATGTTTAAGGAAACCCTAGAGGTTTATTTTCAGAGAGAAGATGACTGGAATTGACGCCGTGGTGGATAGGGTCTCTGTTCGGGTTGAGTGAATCGGGTGTTTGAGACGGATTCGATCCGGTTTCTTCGAACTTCGTAAGTCGTTACCTATAAGACTAACACAATGTGCGCGCGAGTGCGGCTGGGGGTCGAGAGCACGAAAgcgtctttcaaaaatttcGAAACAACTCAAATTTATgattgcggataaaaaaaaaaaaaatactaagatTTATGAGTATGAAAATTGAGAGTGCAAGCCTAAAAAGAGAATCGAGCGCGAGCGTAACAAGAGAATTGAGTTCGAGAGAGAAtgacattttgaaggattatatgACTAAGTTTCGTAACCAtggatttccattttttctctttAGGTGGGCCTTACCCAGCCCGATTATTATGGGCTTATCAGTGATGTTGGCCCGTAGGAGTGTGACAGGCtctaaaagtgtttttggaCGAAAAAAGGTTTCCAACCAGTCCAAAGATTCTTTGATTACCGTTTTAccaaaagattttaaaatttataattcgCGCCaacaagagaaataaaaaagtatCCAATCATAAGAagaatctttaaaaaa
This DNA window, taken from Rhododendron vialii isolate Sample 1 chromosome 8a, ASM3025357v1, encodes the following:
- the LOC131335367 gene encoding small ribosomal subunit protein uS15m, which produces MAATAISLQLRPKRRPIANPNFLHFFSSSTPSDSTNADDQNTPPPPPSPQSPFSSYFSDVKASLKQNPPPPPQPQHRQGQSLEEIRRNLSQFHRPSPAPPPHEKSSPAATPLISFQELYRRRSENSTIQASNKGSGGGPSFDAIRESLRQLKINKSNSNNNNQINNNRDPMSLKTLAQDLNLRPGGPNNVIGGTDQRLPASVFGKEKEMREKERESPAMRTKFVRGYSYEELGKKLRMLRPPEGKRGGDWFSLGELNERLMKLREVEEKEEKFVGFSFSDLRQSLMTMQLSSEEKNKKQMSQRLDVLGQLGGTPNFMLSPPKDQLVEKYFHPDNMSSSEKMKMELQKVRDEFKMSESDCGSARVQVAQLTTKIKHLSTALDKKDKHSRKGLQAMVQRRKKLLKYLRRTDWDSYCLVLSKLGLRDNPDFKILTYPKKTA